The following are encoded in a window of Bos indicus x Bos taurus breed Angus x Brahman F1 hybrid chromosome 4, Bos_hybrid_MaternalHap_v2.0, whole genome shotgun sequence genomic DNA:
- the PURB gene encoding transcriptional activator protein Pur-beta, with translation MADGDSGSERGGGGPGGFQPASRGGGEQETQELASKRLDIQNKRFYLDVKQNAKGRFLKIAEVGAGGSKSRLTLSMAVAAEFRDYLGDFIEHYAQLGPSSPEQVAAAAGAEEGGGPRRALKSEFLVRENRKYYLDLKENQRGRFLRIRQTVNRGGGGPGPGGLQSGQTIALPAQGLIEFRDALAKLIDDYGGEDDELAGGPGGGAGGPGGGLYGELPEGTSITVDSKRFFFDVGCNKYGVFLRVSEVKPSYRNAITVPFKAWGKFGGAFCRYADEMKEIQERQRDKLYERRGGDESEGEEVDED, from the coding sequence ATGGCGGACGGCGACAGCGGCAGCGAGCGCGGCGGTGGCGGGCCCGGCGGCTTCCAGCCCGCGTCCCGCGGCGGCGGcgagcaggagacgcaggagctGGCCTCGAAGCGGCTGGACATCCAAAACAAACGGTTCTACCTAGATGTGAAGCAGAACGCCAAAGGCCGCTTTCTCAAGATCGCCGAAGTGGGCGCGGGCGGCTCCAAGAGCCGCCTTACGCTGTCCATGGCGGTGGCCGCCGAGTTCCGTGACTACCTGGGCGACTTCATCGAGCATTACGCGCAGCTGGGCCCCAGCAGCCCGGAGCAAGTGGCAGCGGCGGCGGGCGCCGAGGAGGGCGGTGGGCCGCGGCGCGCGCTCAAGAGCGAGTTCCTGGTACGCGAGAACCGCAAGTACTACCTGGACCTCAAGGAAAACCAGCGCGGCCGCTTCCTGCGCATCCGCCAGACGGTCAACCGCGGCGGCGGTGGCCCGGGACCCGGCGGCCTGCAGAGCGGCCAGACCATTGCGCTGCCCGCGCAGGGCCTCATAGAGTTCCGCGACGCGTTGGCCAAGCTCATCGACGACTACGGCGGCGAGGATGACGAGCTGGCGGGGGGCCCGGGCGGCGGCGCCGGAGGCCCTGGGGGCGGCCTGTACGGGGAGCTCCCAGAAGGCACTTCCATCACGGTGGACTCCAAGCGTTTCTTCTTCGACGTGGGCTGTAACAAGTACGGAGTGTTCCTGCGCGTGAGCGAGGTGAAGCCGTCCTACCGCAACGCCATCACGGTCCCTTTCAAGGCCTGGGGCAAGTTCGGGGGCGCGTTTTGCCGATATGCGGATGAGATGAAAGAGATCCAGGAGCGGCAGAGGGATAAGCTTTATGAGCGACGCGGCGGGGACGAgtcagagggagaggaggtggatgAGGATTGA